In the genome of Deinococcus sp. KSM4-11, one region contains:
- a CDS encoding TetR/AcrR family transcriptional regulator: MRASRASPRGETEQRLLDAAERLLIQVGYASITTRTLAEEAGVNHGLVHYYFGSMEELFLRVLERFTQRLTERQRAMYAAPIPFIEKWREAMRYLDEDRPYQKIWWELQALAWNRPEYQPRVLLVHTVWRDAMRTAVSQAVGCYRLDTGPFSAEDWITLIVTMNTGVIHQRLSGIDEGHTSLLAAIERWMTTLDERAAHHSVPEG, from the coding sequence GTGAGAGCCAGCCGGGCCAGCCCTCGGGGCGAGACGGAGCAGCGCCTGCTCGACGCCGCCGAACGGCTGCTGATCCAGGTGGGCTACGCCTCGATCACCACCCGGACGCTGGCCGAGGAGGCTGGAGTCAACCATGGACTCGTCCACTACTACTTCGGCTCGATGGAGGAACTGTTCCTGCGGGTGCTGGAACGCTTCACCCAGCGCCTCACGGAACGGCAGCGGGCCATGTACGCCGCGCCGATCCCGTTCATCGAGAAGTGGCGGGAGGCCATGCGGTACCTGGACGAGGACCGGCCCTATCAGAAGATCTGGTGGGAACTGCAGGCCCTGGCCTGGAACCGCCCGGAGTACCAGCCGCGGGTGCTGCTCGTCCACACGGTTTGGCGGGACGCCATGCGAACGGCCGTCTCGCAGGCCGTCGGCTGCTACCGGCTCGACACCGGCCCGTTCTCGGCCGAGGACTGGATCACGCTGATCGTCACCATGAACACGGGCGTCATCCACCAGCGGCTGTCGGGCATCGACGAGGGACACACCTCGCTCCTGGCGGCCATCGAGCGCTGGATGACCACGCTGGACGAGCGGGCCGCGCACCACAGCGTGCCGGAGGGGTAA
- a CDS encoding alpha/beta hydrolase — MRAREPDQSGHVERDGVRLHYEVFGSGPLTVFLLPTWSIIHSRFWKAQVHFLARHYRVLTYDGRGNGQSDRPAEPQAYRVQEFVADALAVMDATGTERAVMVGLSMGALRALHLAADHPERVLAAVFIGAAVNLAPDLPQRQHYPFDTPLDTTEGWAKFNAHAWRQDFRGFLEFFFGQACTEPHSTKVIEDCVGWGLDGDPDTLIASWLGGGGPQPELLELCARVRCPTLVLHGSQDAIRPHANGVELARATGGQLVTLDGSGHLPQSRDPVRVNLLLHEFLRPAASFPPVWTRAASRPRRALFVSSPIGLGHAQRDAAIARELRRLVPDLEIDWLAQDPVTRVLNAEGERVHPASAALASESRHIELEAAAHDLHVFQALRRMDEIFVANFMVFHEVVREQPYDLWIGDEAWEVDHFLHENPELKTAPYVWLSDFVGYLPMPDGGQPEAALTADYNAEMIEHLARHPRVRDRSLFVGQPDDIVPERFGPGLPMIRDWTEAHFAFPGYVAGFDPAALPARDELRAAFGFAPGEPVCVVTVGGSGVGEALLRRVVAAFDEARRLVPGLRMVVVAGPRIDPATLPIRDGLEVLAYVHNLYRLLAACDLAVVQGGLTTTMELVACGRPFLYFPLGHHFEQQFHVPHRLNRYGAGHRMDFTTATPSVIAGAIASTIGRPATSRPVETTGAARAAAMIAELL; from the coding sequence ATGAGGGCACGCGAACCGGACCAGTCAGGACACGTCGAGCGGGATGGAGTGCGGCTGCATTACGAAGTCTTCGGGAGCGGCCCGTTGACGGTCTTCCTGCTGCCCACCTGGTCGATCATCCACTCGCGCTTCTGGAAGGCGCAGGTGCATTTCCTGGCGCGGCACTACCGCGTCCTGACCTACGACGGGCGGGGCAACGGCCAGTCCGACCGGCCCGCGGAGCCGCAGGCCTACCGCGTTCAGGAGTTCGTGGCCGACGCGTTGGCCGTCATGGACGCGACCGGCACGGAACGCGCCGTCATGGTCGGGCTCTCGATGGGAGCGCTGCGGGCGCTGCACCTCGCGGCCGATCACCCGGAGCGCGTGCTGGCCGCCGTGTTCATCGGCGCGGCGGTGAACCTCGCGCCGGATCTACCGCAGCGGCAGCATTACCCCTTTGATACGCCGCTGGACACCACCGAGGGGTGGGCGAAATTCAATGCCCACGCCTGGCGTCAGGACTTCCGGGGATTTCTGGAGTTCTTCTTCGGGCAGGCCTGCACCGAACCCCACTCGACGAAGGTGATCGAGGACTGCGTGGGCTGGGGCCTGGACGGCGATCCCGACACGCTGATCGCCTCCTGGCTGGGCGGGGGCGGGCCGCAACCGGAGCTGCTGGAACTCTGCGCCCGCGTGCGCTGCCCCACGCTGGTGCTGCACGGCAGCCAGGACGCCATCCGGCCGCATGCGAACGGCGTGGAGCTGGCGCGCGCCACTGGCGGGCAGCTGGTGACTCTGGACGGCTCGGGGCACCTGCCGCAGAGCCGCGACCCGGTGCGGGTCAACCTGCTGCTGCACGAATTTCTCCGCCCGGCCGCGTCCTTTCCGCCAGTGTGGACTCGGGCGGCGAGCCGCCCCCGCCGGGCGCTGTTCGTCTCGTCGCCCATCGGGCTGGGCCACGCCCAGCGGGACGCCGCCATCGCCCGCGAACTGCGCCGCCTGGTGCCGGACCTGGAGATCGACTGGCTGGCGCAGGATCCGGTCACCCGCGTCCTGAATGCCGAGGGCGAGCGGGTGCATCCCGCGAGCGCGGCCCTGGCGAGCGAGTCCCGGCACATCGAGCTGGAGGCCGCCGCGCACGACCTGCACGTCTTCCAGGCGCTGCGGCGCATGGACGAGATCTTCGTCGCGAACTTCATGGTCTTCCACGAGGTGGTGCGCGAGCAGCCGTACGACCTGTGGATCGGCGACGAGGCCTGGGAAGTCGACCACTTCCTGCACGAGAACCCGGAACTGAAAACGGCTCCGTACGTCTGGCTCAGCGATTTCGTCGGCTACCTGCCCATGCCGGACGGCGGGCAGCCCGAGGCGGCCCTCACCGCCGACTACAACGCGGAGATGATCGAACACCTCGCCCGCCACCCGCGCGTCCGGGATCGCTCGCTGTTCGTGGGACAGCCGGACGACATCGTGCCGGAGCGGTTCGGGCCGGGCCTGCCGATGATCCGCGACTGGACGGAAGCGCACTTCGCGTTTCCCGGCTATGTCGCGGGCTTCGACCCGGCGGCCCTGCCCGCGCGCGACGAACTGCGGGCCGCGTTCGGTTTTGCGCCGGGCGAACCGGTCTGCGTGGTCACGGTGGGCGGGTCCGGCGTGGGCGAGGCCCTGCTGCGCCGGGTGGTGGCCGCCTTCGATGAGGCCCGCCGCCTGGTGCCGGGCCTGCGGATGGTCGTCGTCGCCGGCCCCAGGATCGACCCGGCCACCCTGCCGATCCGGGACGGCCTGGAGGTGCTGGCCTACGTGCACAACCTCTACCGGCTGCTGGCCGCATGCGATCTGGCGGTCGTGCAGGGGGGCCTCACGACCACCATGGAACTTGTGGCGTGCGGGCGGCCGTTCCTGTACTTCCCGCTGGGCCACCACTTCGAACAGCAGTTCCACGTGCCGCACCGCCTGAACCGGTACGGTGCCGGGCACCGCATGGACTTCACGACCGCCACGCCCAGCGTGATCGCCGGGGCCATCGCGTCAACCATCGGCCGCCCGGCCACCTCCCGGCCCGTCGAGACGACCGGGGCCGCCCGCGCCGCCGCCATGATCGCCGAACTGCTCTGA
- a CDS encoding acyl-CoA dehydrogenase family protein encodes MTTTLHDSPFRPPLLSDDLLQGFADRAPGYDRENRFFDEDFRELQAAGYLKLALPADLGGAGLTLAEVAREQRRLAYRAPATALATNMHLYWTGVAADLHRAGDTSLDWLLHEAAAGAVFAAGHGEAGNDLPVMYSSARAERVEGGYRFSGHKIFGSLSPVWTWLGLHAMDTSDPAQPRVVHAFIPRDTPGFRISETWDVLGMRATRSDDTLLDGVFVPDRYVVRVLPADWAGADAFVLNIFAWALINFAHIYAGCAERAFDLTVQSATRKTSVALGGATMAHNPMIQHLVAEMALELEAMLPQIERVASDWSGGVNHGGLWPSKIVAAKYRAVQGARHILGLALDVMGGSGVFRGTEFERLYRDVSMGGVHPANNPLAHEIVGKTHLGLLGASPRWG; translated from the coding sequence ATGACCACCACGTTGCACGATTCCCCGTTCCGCCCGCCGCTGCTCAGCGACGACCTGCTCCAGGGCTTCGCCGACCGCGCTCCCGGCTACGACCGCGAGAACCGCTTCTTCGACGAGGACTTCCGGGAATTGCAGGCGGCCGGATACCTGAAGCTCGCCCTTCCCGCAGACCTGGGCGGGGCGGGCCTGACGCTGGCCGAGGTCGCCCGTGAGCAGCGCCGCCTGGCCTACCGCGCGCCCGCGACCGCCCTGGCGACCAATATGCACCTGTACTGGACCGGGGTGGCGGCCGACCTCCACCGGGCCGGGGACACCTCCCTGGACTGGCTGCTGCACGAGGCGGCGGCCGGCGCGGTCTTCGCCGCCGGGCACGGCGAGGCCGGCAACGACCTGCCCGTCATGTACTCCAGCGCCCGCGCCGAGCGCGTCGAGGGCGGCTACCGCTTCAGCGGCCACAAGATCTTCGGCAGCCTGTCCCCGGTCTGGACGTGGCTCGGCCTGCACGCCATGGACACCTCGGATCCGGCCCAGCCCCGGGTCGTGCACGCCTTCATTCCCCGCGACACGCCGGGCTTCCGCATCTCCGAGACCTGGGACGTGCTGGGGATGCGCGCCACCCGCAGCGACGACACGCTGCTGGACGGCGTCTTCGTCCCGGACCGCTATGTCGTTCGGGTGCTGCCTGCCGACTGGGCCGGGGCGGACGCCTTCGTGCTGAACATCTTCGCGTGGGCGCTGATTAATTTCGCCCACATCTACGCGGGCTGCGCCGAGCGGGCGTTCGACCTGACGGTGCAGAGCGCGACCCGCAAGACCTCGGTGGCCCTGGGCGGCGCGACCATGGCGCACAACCCGATGATCCAGCACCTCGTGGCCGAGATGGCCCTGGAACTCGAGGCCATGCTGCCCCAGATCGAGCGCGTGGCGAGCGACTGGTCGGGCGGCGTGAACCATGGCGGCCTGTGGCCGTCGAAGATCGTGGCGGCCAAGTACCGGGCCGTGCAGGGGGCCCGGCACATCCTGGGTCTGGCCCTGGACGTGATGGGCGGGAGCGGCGTGTTCCGGGGCACCGAGTTCGAGCGGCTGTACCGCGACGTGTCCATGGGCGGCGTTCACCCCGCGAACAACCCGCTGGCGCACGAGATCGTCGGGAAGACGCACCTGGGCCTGCTGGGCGCCTCTCCGCGCTGGGGCTGA
- a CDS encoding quinate 5-dehydrogenase, protein MTTPLEGWQPAPAGYKHVVSVSLGSSKRNAREEITVLGQPFILERIGTDADAKKAAAMFAALDGRVDAFGLGGADLYVIADGKRYLFNNVKKLIAGAKITPVLDGSGLKNTLERDAIAQLDPLLNWRSQKVLMVSAVDRFGMAEALSQAGADIVYGDLVFGLNIDRPLRSLSSLRTVAKLVLPVITKLPQDWFYPTGAKQEVSVEGNGTKYYAWADVIAGDTHYAKRYAPKDLKGKTILTQTITEADRAWMKDRGVARLITTTPRMGSRNFATNVLEAFFVALSGKKEALSEGEYLNYIRQVNFKPEINEL, encoded by the coding sequence ATGACCACCCCCCTGGAAGGCTGGCAACCCGCCCCGGCCGGTTACAAACACGTCGTGAGCGTCTCCCTGGGCAGCAGCAAACGCAACGCCCGCGAGGAGATCACCGTGCTCGGCCAGCCCTTCATTCTGGAGCGCATCGGCACCGACGCCGACGCGAAGAAGGCCGCCGCGATGTTCGCCGCCCTGGACGGTAGGGTGGACGCCTTCGGGCTGGGCGGCGCCGACCTGTACGTCATTGCCGATGGCAAGCGTTACCTGTTCAACAACGTCAAGAAACTGATCGCGGGCGCGAAGATCACGCCGGTGCTGGACGGCTCGGGACTAAAGAACACCCTGGAACGCGACGCCATTGCGCAGCTCGATCCCCTCCTGAACTGGCGGTCGCAGAAAGTCCTGATGGTCAGTGCCGTCGACCGCTTCGGCATGGCCGAGGCGCTGTCGCAGGCGGGCGCGGACATCGTGTACGGGGACCTCGTGTTCGGTCTGAACATCGACCGCCCGCTGCGGAGCCTGTCCTCGTTGCGAACCGTCGCCAAGCTCGTGCTGCCGGTGATCACCAAGCTCCCGCAGGACTGGTTCTACCCGACCGGCGCGAAACAGGAAGTCAGCGTGGAGGGCAACGGCACCAAGTACTACGCCTGGGCCGACGTGATCGCCGGCGACACCCACTACGCCAAGCGCTACGCTCCGAAAGACCTGAAGGGCAAGACCATCCTGACCCAGACGATCACGGAAGCCGACCGCGCGTGGATGAAGGATCGGGGCGTCGCCCGCCTGATCACCACCACGCCCCGCATGGGCAGCCGCAACTTCGCCACAAACGTCCTGGAGGCCTTCTTTGTCGCCCTGAGCGGTAAGAAGGAAGCGCTGAGCGAAGGAGAGTACCTGAACTACATCCGGCAGGTGAACTTCAAACCCGAGATCAACGAGCTGTAA
- a CDS encoding cytochrome c oxidase assembly protein — MSAPAAGGVNLNPTLADLLTLHAQPALLVPTLLIGAWYAWRFVASRRTGDGRARWPVWRAALFAVGWVLLLLTTQSRAATLTQSSMALYMARLMILAEIVPPLLVLGLPRGVRLDPRRGVGRVLNLLLDPWLALAVWTAVIVFWNIPAGFNASVVANTAATLLPGLYLLSSLLVWSVILRPLPAVQPAGIGSRGWFGLLAALPMMSVASVWLYTPRVLYQPFVNALCLWNLTPLQNQQLSGWIMMLAGLPALALAFIQLFQWLVGLTETQGLPPARPAPGQPPEPPA, encoded by the coding sequence GTGAGTGCGCCTGCCGCCGGCGGCGTGAACCTGAACCCCACGCTGGCCGACCTGCTCACGCTGCATGCGCAGCCCGCGCTGCTGGTGCCCACGCTGCTGATCGGCGCGTGGTACGCGTGGCGCTTCGTGGCATCGCGCCGGACGGGGGACGGCCGGGCGCGCTGGCCGGTGTGGCGGGCCGCGCTGTTCGCCGTGGGCTGGGTGCTGCTGCTCCTCACCACGCAGAGCCGCGCGGCGACCCTCACGCAGAGCAGCATGGCACTGTACATGGCCCGCCTGATGATCCTCGCGGAGATCGTCCCGCCCCTGCTGGTGCTGGGGCTTCCCCGCGGCGTGCGGCTCGATCCCCGGCGCGGCGTGGGCCGCGTGCTCAACCTCCTGCTCGATCCGTGGCTGGCGCTGGCGGTCTGGACGGCCGTGATCGTCTTCTGGAATATTCCCGCCGGCTTCAACGCGTCCGTCGTCGCCAACACGGCCGCCACCCTGCTGCCCGGACTGTACCTGCTGAGCAGCCTGCTGGTGTGGTCGGTCATCCTGCGGCCCCTCCCGGCGGTGCAGCCCGCCGGCATCGGCTCGCGCGGGTGGTTCGGGCTGCTGGCCGCGCTGCCGATGATGTCGGTGGCGAGCGTGTGGCTGTACACGCCGCGCGTGCTGTACCAGCCCTTCGTGAACGCCCTGTGCCTGTGGAACCTGACCCCGCTGCAAAACCAGCAGCTCTCCGGCTGGATCATGATGCTGGCCGGATTGCCCGCGCTGGCGCTGGCGTTTATCCAACTGTTCCAGTGGCTGGTCGGCCTGACCGAGACCCAGGGGCTGCCGCCCGCCCGGCCCGCGCCCGGCCAGCCTCCGGAACCTCCCGCCTGA
- a CDS encoding SCO family protein, which yields MTDSTPTSETGARARPWYASALLAVVGVTLLLLAAWGYARLQSPYPFYGTAYQGVRATPLSGVAQGGRAYTLTPGVGGKTTALFFGFTHCANICPLTLSYLNKARQQLPAAERETFQVLFVSIDPARDTPERLGEYVSYFGSGIGLRIPEPALGEVARAYGVGYQKVDVKGAEYQMNHTTATYLIDAAGKLRLLWDYTQLPQVPRVVRDIEYVMEHP from the coding sequence ATGACCGACTCGACCCCCACGTCCGAGACCGGCGCCCGTGCACGCCCGTGGTACGCGTCGGCGCTGCTGGCGGTGGTGGGCGTGACGCTCCTGCTGCTGGCCGCGTGGGGGTATGCCCGCTTGCAGAGCCCGTATCCTTTCTACGGCACGGCGTATCAGGGCGTGCGGGCCACGCCACTCAGCGGCGTGGCGCAGGGCGGCCGGGCGTACACCCTCACGCCCGGTGTGGGCGGCAAGACCACGGCGCTGTTCTTCGGCTTCACGCACTGCGCGAACATCTGCCCGCTGACCCTGTCGTACCTGAACAAGGCGCGTCAGCAACTGCCAGCCGCCGAGCGCGAGACCTTCCAAGTGCTGTTCGTGAGCATCGACCCCGCTCGCGATACGCCCGAGCGCCTGGGCGAGTACGTCTCGTATTTCGGCTCCGGGATCGGCCTGCGCATCCCAGAGCCCGCGCTGGGCGAGGTCGCGCGCGCGTACGGCGTGGGCTACCAGAAGGTGGACGTGAAGGGCGCCGAGTACCAGATGAACCACACCACCGCCACCTACCTGATCGACGCCGCCGGGAAGCTGAGACTGCTGTGGGACTACACGCAACTGCCGCAGGTGCCGCGCGTGGTCCGGGATATCGAGTACGTCATGGAGCACCCGTGA
- a CDS encoding copper chaperone PCu(A)C, with amino-acid sequence MFPISALSARVRALLALGLLAVPALAQSAGNSMDLTMPTLKSAAASTAPLALKVTAARVVAVPPGIEDTSVFVTLTNPGSRPVVLTSAQTAVSAHAMLMLTVKDAQGLTGMKATPSLTVPAHGTLVLDDAGPHIMLMGLKRSLKPGEVVTVILRDRAGHTLSIRAPVRKP; translated from the coding sequence ATGTTCCCCATTTCCGCTCTGTCCGCCCGTGTCCGGGCGCTGCTGGCCCTGGGGCTGCTGGCCGTCCCGGCGCTGGCGCAGTCGGCCGGGAATTCTATGGATCTGACCATGCCCACGCTGAAGTCCGCTGCGGCCAGTACCGCCCCCCTGGCCCTCAAGGTCACGGCGGCCCGCGTGGTCGCCGTGCCGCCCGGCATTGAGGACACCAGTGTATTTGTGACCCTGACCAACCCCGGGAGCCGGCCGGTCGTCCTGACGTCTGCGCAGACCGCCGTGTCGGCGCACGCCATGCTGATGCTCACGGTGAAGGACGCGCAGGGCCTCACGGGCATGAAAGCCACGCCGTCCCTTACGGTGCCCGCGCACGGCACGCTGGTGCTGGACGACGCCGGGCCGCACATCATGCTGATGGGCCTGAAACGCTCCCTGAAGCCCGGCGAGGTCGTGACCGTGATCCTCCGCGACCGGGCCGGCCACACCCTGAGCATCCGGGCTCCCGTCCGGAAACCCTGA
- a CDS encoding LacI family DNA-binding transcriptional regulator — protein sequence MRKPTIQDVARQAGVGVGTVSRVLNNHAAVKGATRETVLRAIADLDYTPNPHARRIAGGKSYTISVLLPVLTTEFYARLMDGLETAFQEARYDVAIFPLLDRSRLERYLGSHTLAYQADGLVMATYNLTQMFHERRLRTQQPTVLVDAFAENVDCSFMDNVGGGVLAGEYAASFPGALYAIWVETELDQLFTTRVFEDRRSGFMRALETAGRRVRREFTSSFDTLAARNTAASLLDDAQASPDGLPCTVFASADLLAGALLDEVRARGLTPGQDVRIIGFDDQPWAAARGLTTLHQPVESMGYEAAQLLLSRLNGFKGPARARRFEPRLLIRDTA from the coding sequence ATGCGCAAACCCACCATCCAGGATGTGGCCCGGCAGGCCGGTGTCGGCGTCGGCACGGTCTCACGCGTGCTGAACAACCATGCGGCCGTCAAGGGCGCGACCCGCGAGACCGTGCTGCGCGCCATCGCCGACCTGGACTACACGCCCAACCCCCACGCCCGCCGGATCGCGGGCGGCAAGAGCTACACCATCAGCGTGCTGTTGCCGGTGCTGACCACCGAGTTCTACGCCCGGCTGATGGACGGCCTGGAAACCGCCTTCCAGGAAGCCCGGTACGACGTGGCGATCTTCCCGCTGCTCGACCGCTCGCGGCTGGAACGCTACCTGGGGTCGCACACGCTGGCGTACCAAGCCGATGGCCTGGTCATGGCGACGTACAACCTGACGCAGATGTTCCACGAGCGGCGGCTGCGCACCCAGCAGCCCACCGTGCTGGTCGACGCCTTTGCCGAGAACGTGGACTGCTCGTTCATGGACAACGTGGGCGGCGGCGTGCTGGCCGGCGAGTACGCCGCGAGCTTCCCCGGCGCGCTGTACGCCATCTGGGTCGAGACGGAACTGGATCAGCTGTTCACCACACGCGTGTTTGAGGACCGCCGCAGCGGATTCATGCGCGCGCTCGAGACGGCCGGACGCCGCGTGCGGCGCGAATTCACGTCCAGTTTCGACACGCTGGCCGCACGTAACACGGCGGCGAGCCTGTTGGACGACGCCCAGGCCTCACCGGATGGCCTGCCCTGCACGGTCTTCGCCTCGGCGGATCTGCTCGCGGGCGCGCTGCTCGACGAGGTGCGTGCCCGTGGCCTCACGCCCGGCCAGGACGTGCGGATCATCGGCTTCGACGACCAGCCGTGGGCGGCGGCGCGGGGCCTGACGACGCTGCATCAGCCGGTCGAGAGCATGGGCTACGAGGCCGCGCAGCTGCTGCTCTCGCGCCTGAACGGCTTCAAGGGCCCCGCCCGCGCCCGCCGCTTCGAGCCGCGCCTGCTCATCCGCGACACCGCCTGA
- a CDS encoding glycoside hydrolase family 10 protein, which yields MPTALRRALLCSLLLTGVGMAQDSPPLPTSPAAMPVATPASALRGLWVDAFGPGLKTRAQAQQTVDDAARLGVNTLFVQAIRRADCLCLNSTYPAVTDKDLEKGFDPLAVMVKFAHARGMRVIAWVSVTGAANITAPNSDPRHVFRTHGPDAGAQSWLTRRPDGTWQEGRDGWLDVALPDVQDYVTQGIVSLVKNYAVDGVQLDRIRYPDGDVWGYVPAVLDRYRAETGATGTPAVDDAAWADWKRQQVTNLVRRIALEVKAVRSSAWVSAATITYLEPPRAGDLVSFRRTRTYWDVLQDWPTWMNEGLLDLNVLMNYKRDTVESQAAWFDGWNAFAQSVSGRADGARALVAAGSAMYLNPPEVTAAQAVRAVNSGLGWVGYSYRTPTAAVYGEKETGAQGLDTVRRLLTAPGAPLAMPAQWTAAPPTLRGLLGRVTGTALPGSRAVEAWQGGHLVARGLTDALGYYGFATLKAGAVEVRVAGQRWTDSVPPRGVVRLPYLLVRDLPPLSATPSSP from the coding sequence ATGCCCACTGCCTTGCGCCGCGCCCTGCTCTGTTCCCTGCTCCTGACCGGAGTAGGCATGGCGCAGGACTCCCCGCCGCTGCCGACCAGCCCGGCCGCCATGCCCGTGGCCACGCCAGCCAGCGCCCTGCGGGGCCTGTGGGTGGACGCCTTCGGGCCGGGCCTGAAGACGCGGGCGCAGGCGCAGCAGACGGTGGACGACGCCGCGCGGCTGGGCGTGAATACGCTGTTCGTGCAGGCGATCCGCCGCGCCGACTGCCTGTGCCTGAACTCCACGTACCCGGCCGTGACCGACAAGGATCTGGAAAAGGGCTTCGACCCGCTGGCCGTGATGGTGAAGTTCGCCCACGCCCGGGGGATGCGCGTGATCGCGTGGGTGAGCGTGACCGGGGCGGCCAACATCACCGCTCCGAACAGCGATCCCCGGCACGTGTTCCGCACGCACGGCCCCGATGCGGGCGCGCAGTCCTGGCTGACCCGCCGTCCGGACGGCACGTGGCAGGAAGGCCGCGACGGCTGGCTCGACGTGGCCCTGCCGGACGTGCAGGACTACGTCACCCAGGGCATCGTGAGCCTCGTGAAGAACTACGCGGTGGACGGCGTGCAGCTCGACCGCATCCGGTACCCCGACGGGGACGTGTGGGGCTATGTGCCCGCCGTCCTCGACCGGTACCGGGCCGAGACCGGGGCCACCGGCACGCCCGCCGTGGACGATGCTGCGTGGGCCGACTGGAAACGGCAGCAGGTCACCAACCTCGTACGCCGCATTGCGCTGGAGGTCAAGGCGGTGCGGTCGAGCGCGTGGGTCAGCGCGGCGACCATCACGTACCTGGAACCGCCCCGCGCGGGCGACCTCGTGTCGTTCCGGCGCACCCGCACGTACTGGGACGTGCTGCAGGACTGGCCTACCTGGATGAACGAGGGCCTGCTCGACCTGAATGTCCTGATGAACTACAAGCGCGACACGGTGGAATCGCAGGCGGCGTGGTTCGACGGCTGGAACGCTTTCGCGCAGAGTGTCAGCGGTCGGGCCGACGGAGCACGCGCCCTGGTCGCGGCGGGCAGCGCCATGTACCTCAACCCCCCGGAAGTCACGGCCGCGCAGGCCGTGCGGGCCGTAAACAGTGGCCTGGGCTGGGTGGGGTACTCGTACCGCACGCCGACCGCCGCCGTGTACGGCGAGAAGGAGACGGGCGCGCAGGGACTGGACACCGTCCGCCGCCTGCTGACCGCGCCGGGCGCGCCGCTGGCGATGCCAGCCCAGTGGACGGCGGCCCCGCCGACCCTGCGCGGCCTGCTGGGCCGTGTGACGGGCACGGCCCTGCCCGGCTCGCGCGCGGTGGAGGCGTGGCAGGGCGGGCACCTCGTGGCGCGCGGCCTGACCGACGCCCTGGGCTATTACGGCTTCGCCACCCTCAAGGCCGGGGCGGTCGAGGTGCGCGTGGCCGGACAGCGCTGGACGGACAGCGTGCCCCCGCGCGGCGTGGTGCGCTTGCCGTATCTGCTGGTGCGCGATCTGCCGCCCCTGTCCGCCACTCCATCCAGCCCCTGA